The following are encoded together in the Cololabis saira isolate AMF1-May2022 chromosome 5, fColSai1.1, whole genome shotgun sequence genome:
- the dusp6 gene encoding dual specificity protein phosphatase 6, whose translation MLDKLKPVVLDSVMAISKTAVWLREQLETQGRSGGDAGLLVVDCRAQQLYESSHVDTAINVAIPGLMLRRLRKGNLPVRSLLADGEDRERFARRCKTDTIVLYDEYSREWNENVDGGSVLGLLLRKMKDEGYRAFYLEGGFSKFQAEYPNLCETNLDGSSNSSSSPTAQVLGLGGLRISSDSSDIESDIDPSSAGTDSDGSPLSNPQPSFPVEILPHLYLGCAKDSTNLDVLEEYGIKYILNVTPNLPNLFENAGEFKYKQIPISDHWSQNLSQFFPEAISFIDEARGQKCGVLVHCLAGISRSVTVTVAYLMQKLNLSMNDAYDIVKMKKSNISPNFNFMGQLLDFERTLGLKSPCDNRMAPPSQQLYFTTPTNHNVFQLDPLQST comes from the exons ATGCTCGACAAGCTCAAGCCCGTCGTCCTCGACTCGGTCATGGCCATCAGCAAGACGGCGGTGTGGCTGCGGGAGCAGCTGGAGACGCAGGGGCGCAGCGGCGGGGACGCCGGCCTGCTGGTGGTGGACTGCCGGGCGCAGCAGCTGTACGAATCCTCGCACGTCGACACGGCCATCAACGTGGCCATCCCGGGCCTGATGCTGCGGAGGCTGCGGAAGGGCAACCTGCCGGTGCGCTCGCTGCTGGCGGACGGAGAGGACCGGGAGCGCTTCGCGCGCCGCTGCAAGACCGACACCATCGTGCTGTACGACGAGTACAGCCGCGAGTGGAACGAGAACGTGGACGGGGGTTCGGTGCTGGGCTTGCTGCTCAGGAAGATGAAGGACGAAGGCTACAGGGCCTTTTACCTGGAGG GTGGCTTCAGTAAATTCCAGGCCGAGTATCCCAACCTGTGCGAGACCAACCTGGACGGCTCgtccaacagcagcagctcccCCACGGCGCAGGTCCTGGGCCTCGGGGGGCTGCGCATCAGCTCCGACTCCTCGGACATCGAGTCGGACATCGACCCCAGCAGCGCTGGCACGGACTCGGACGGCAGCCCGCTGTCCAACCCGCAGCCGTCCTTCCCCGTGGAGATCCTGCCGCACCTGTACCTGGGCTGCGCCAAGGACTCCACCAACCTGGACGTGCTGGAGGAGTACGGCATCAAGTACATCCTCAACGTCACGCCCAACCTGCCCAACCTGTTCGAGAACGCGGGCGAGTTCAAGTACAAGCAGATCCCCATCTCGGACCACTGGAGCCAGAACCTGTCGCAGTTCTTCCCCGAGGCCATCAGCTTCATTG ACGAAGCCCGGGGCCAGAAGTGCGGCGTCCTGGTCCACTGCTTGGCCGGCATCAGCCGCTCGGTGACGGTGACGGTGGCCTACCTCATGCAGAAGCTCAACCTCTCCATGAACGACGCCTACGACATCGTCAAGATGAAGAAGTCCAACATTTCCCCCAACTTCAACTTCATGGGCCAGCTCCTGGACTTTGAGCGCACGCTGGGCCTGAAGAGCCCGTGCGACAACCGCATGGCGCCGCCCAGCCAGCAGCTCTACTTCACCACGCCGACCAACCACAACGTCTTCCAGCTGGACCCCCTGCAGTCCACGTGA